DNA sequence from the Hydrogenobacter sp. genome:
CAAAGAGCTAAGAAGCCTTATAGGACAATGATAAGACCAGCAGGCTTTGTAAGACTAACACCCCTTTATATACTCCTTTCCCTTATACTTATAACCTTATCGCCCCTTCTTGAACTGGCTAAGAAGCCTTATATAGACCTGCTACTCTTTATAGCCTTTCCCTCCCTAATAAAGGGCAGCCTCTTCCAGCTATACCCTACCCTTCAAGGAAAGCCAATAAGGGGAGGAAGGCTCATATACTTTCATTTTTTACTCAACATTTTAAATGCTTTTTACTTTCTTTTGAATTACGAGATAAACCAACTTCTTTACACTGCAGATAACCTTCTCTTTCTCCTCCTTATCCTTCTAAACACCCACAGGCTTTCAGACCCTTCAGTAGTCTTCCTGTTTGTCGGTAGCCTTTACACACCGCTTGTATGCCTTCTTATGTGGTTTGAACAGAACCCCCTTTTAATAAAGCATGCAATTACCTCAGGCTTTTTCCTCAATGTAATAACAGGCTCTTACTATGTTTTTGTGCCAATGCTTCAAATTGAAGAGCTATGGAGACCAAAATTAAGGTGGTTGAACCTTTTGCTTCTTAACCTTTCCTCCCTTTTTGTCCTTTACTGCTTTTATTTGAAAAACTATACCCTAATAGCCTACGGAGGCTCCGGCGTGCTTATATCTATGCTTCTTCTTTTTCTTATCATATACAAGACGCTTTCTCAGAGGAGAAGCCCTCTCAAGGGGCTTGACATTTCTGTAAAGTTCCTCCTTCTTGGTCTTTTCTTTTTTACCTTCTTTCTCTCTGTAGGAATTTCAAGTGCTGGCAGTCAAAACTTTGGCTTTATAAGCTGGCACAAGGAGGGTATGCTTTACGGCTTTTTAACCTTTATAACGGTAGGTGCTACCTATCATATAGTGCCTTTTATGCTCTGGTGGAGGGTATATGCACCAAAGATGGGTAAAGAAAAAATACCTACTTTAAAGGAGCTTTTAAAGCCCGAAACCTTAGAGATTTTCCTATTGTTTGGCATTCCTACCTTTACCCTCTCCTTAGTCTTTAAGCCCTTTAATGAACCCCTTTCAAACCTCCTTCTTATAGGCTTTTCTCTTGTTTTACTTTACTATACCCTTAAACTAATACCTCTCGTGTCAAGGCTGTAATTCTTCCACTTCCCTTATAAGCCTTACCCTCCTTTCGTACCTTCCGCCTTCAAAGTCCGTGTTTAGCCAAACTTCCACTATGGCAAGGTAATTACCCAGCATCCTGTCTCCAAGGCATAGCACGTTTGCATCGTTGTGCTTTCTGCTCATGCGAGCCATGTATTCGTTAAGGCATAAATCTGCTCTAATACCTCTAAACTTATTGGCGGTTATAGACATGCCTATGCCCGTTCTACATACCAAAATAGGTGGAGGTAGTGCCAGGGTCATAACCTCACTCCAAGTAAGAAATTCCTCTTTCGCATAGCACTTCTATTACTTAACAAAAGCGAGCAGGGTATCTTATAACAGTTGTTCTGTGGACGAACAGTTACTTCTGGTATCTGGTATGGTGTATGTGGGTAGAAGTGTGTAAGAGTGAGGATACCTATCTATCATCCAAGGTATAATAGGATTATATTTTATAAGCTATGATAGACACGCATTGCCATCTTGATCTTCTCAAAGAAGAAGATCTCAAAGAAAGCCTTAAAGATACTTCTATTGAGTATCTTATTACCATAGGCTATGACAGAAAAACCATTGAAAACGCTATAAAGCTTGCTGAAGAAAACAGGCACGTCTTTTGTGCTATAGGGTTTCATCCTCACGAAGCTGACAAAATCGGTGATGAGGATCTTCTTTGGCTTAAAGACGTTGCGAAAAAACACCTTAAGGTGAGAGCCTTGGGCGAGATAGGTCTTGACTTTTATAAAGACTACTCTGATAGAAAAAAACAGGAAGACATTTTCAGAAAGCAAATAGGCATAGCTATAGAGCTGGGGCTTCCTTTAGTGATACACAGCAGGAATGCTGAAGATAAAACCATAGAAGTTCTTAAAGAAGAGAAGGCTTACGAAGTAGGAGGTGTAATGCACTGTTTTACAGGAAGCTACGAGTTTATGAGGAAGTGTGTAGATCTTGGCTTTTACATATCTTACTCGGGAATAATAACATACAAAAATGCGGAAACGCTTAGAGAAGTGGTAAAAAGGACACCTACCGCAAGAATTTTATTAGAGACGGACAGTCCCTTTTTGACACCTCAGCCTGCGAGAGGCAAGCCTAACAAACCTCCTTACATATGGCATACTGCAAATGTGATGGCTCAGCTTATTCCCAATTCCTCCATTGAGGATGTGGACCGTATGACCTCCGAAAATGCCAAACTTCTTTTTAACATAGACAACAACGGAAAGAAAGACACGATAACTTACGTAATAAACAATAAGCTATACATAAATCTGACAAACAAGTGTAACCTTCACTGCTCCTTTTGCCAAAGAGAAAGGGAGAGGAATTTTATGATAAAAGGCTACTGGGTTTGGACATCAAGGGATCCGAGCGTTGAGGAAGTTATAAAAGAGATAGCAGATCCTGCAAGGTACGATGAGGTGGTTTTCTGCGGATACGGTGAACCTACACTTAGATTTTCAGCACTCAAGGAGATAGCAAGATACATAAAAGCAAAAGGTGGGAAGGTTCGGGTTGACACAAATGGTTTGATGTTCACTTACCTCCCCGAGGATAAACTTTCCGAACTGAAGGGACTTGTGGATGTGTGGTCGGTTAGTCTGAACGCTCAAGATGAAAATACTTATAACAAGGTATGCAAGCCTGCCCAGTCCGATGCCTTTGAAAAGGTTATACGCTTTATAAAGAAAGCCCTTCAGGAAGGCTTTGAGGTTATAGCTACCGCCGTAGATTACGAAGGCGTTGATATTGAAAAAACTAAAAGACTTGCAGAATCTTTGGGTGCCAAATGGAGACACAGACCTTACGAAGTGGTAGGATAATAAAATTCTCTTATCCGCTTATAAAGAATTCTTATATTTAACACGTACGTGGGTAGGTAAAATTGGAAACTGGAGGGTAGTTATTATGGTAGATCCCGACATACTACTGCTTGCCATAGTAAATATGGCTGAGGGGGTTAAAAACCTCATAGGTGACAAAGGAGCGAAGGCGGTTCTGAGAGATGCGGGGAGGCAATCTGGTCCAAAGCTCTTGGAGAGCCTTATAGGACACTTTCCTGAAACTCTAACAAAGGAAGAAGCTTTAAGGAGGGCATGCATAATACTTGAGGATCTGGGTTTTGCCAAAAAGATAGAAAAAGTCAATGGAGAAGTGAAGATAGAGGAAGACATATTTACCGACGCTATAACTAACGGCGATCTGATAGAGTCTCCCGTAATATATTTCTTTGCGGGTCTTATAGAGGGTTTTGTATCCTTTATGAGTGACGAAAAGGTGACCTTGATCCCTGAAAGCGTAGAAAGGGGTAAAATACTTTATAAGCAAACCTGAATGAATGTGGAAAATTTCCCTCTGAATGTAGAACTTTTTTATCTCGTGAACCATACCAGAAATGAGCTTCTTGATGCTTTTTTTGGATACTTTTACCTTCTCGGGAAGGGATACGTCCTTATACCTGCCTTGCTTTTTGTCCTGTTGTTCAAAAGGGAAAGGCTAAAGCTTTTTATACTTTCACTTGCGCTTGAAAGCTTGAGTGTACACATCTTGAAGGTGGTCTTCAACGCCCCAAGACCTGCAAACATGTTAACGAACATTTACCTTTTAGAGCCTCTTTATCACAAGTCCTTTCCGTCTGGAGATACTGCTATGGCTTTCTTCTTAGCATCTTTCTTTTCTTCGGAATCGCCAGCTCTACTGAAGGTTATACTTTGGAGCTATGCCCTTTTGATAGCTTACGGCAGGATGTATATGGGAGTTCATTTTCCCATTGACGTACTTGTGGGTGCTATCGTGGGTGTGACATCCTATTATAGTTTGTATAAGCTTGATCGCAGAAAGGTCATGTTGTAGTATTTTTTCGCATGTTTTCCTTTGAAATTATAGCCTCTGAAAGTGATGCAAGAAGGGGAAGACTGATTACACCTCACGGTATTATTGAAACTCCTGTTTTCATGCCTGTTGGAACTCAAGGAACTGTCAAAGCCATGATACACAAACTTTTAGATGATATAGGTGTACAGATCATGCTTGCCAACACTTATCATCTTTATCTTAGACCAGGCATTGAGGTGATCAAGCTTGCTGGAGGACTTCACTCTTTTACTGGATGGAGAAAACCGCTTCTTACAGATAGCGGAGGTTATCAGATCTTCTCCCTATCAAGAAAGAGAACTAAAGATAACAGATCTGGAGTGAGGGTCTTTGAAGAAGGCGTGGAGTTCAAGGACCATCTGTCTGGCTCTATGCACTTTTTTACTCCAGAAAAAGTTATACAACTGCAGGAAGTTTTTGGATCTGATTTCATAATGCCCTTAGACGAGTGCGTTGAGTACCCTACTACTTATGCCTATGCAGAATCCTCTGTTCAAAGAACACTCAGGTGGTTGGACAGAAGTATAAAACACAAAAGGAGAGAAGACCAGGCGCTCTTTGGTATAGTCCAAGGGGCTTTCTTTGAAGATCTCAGGAAGGTGTCAGCTCTTTCTACAGTTGAAAGGGATCTTTTCGGTTACGCTATAGGTGGCTTGTCTGTAGGGGAGCCAAAGGACTTGATGTACTCCATGGTTGAAGTAGTATGCGAGTATTTACCGTGGCAAAAGCCAAGATACTTAATGGGGGTTGGCATGCCGGAAGATCTCGTGGAATGCGTCGCAAGAGGTATAGACATGTTTGACTGTGTTGCACCAACCAGAATGGCAAGGACAGGAACACTCTTTACATCTTACGGGAAGATAAATATAACCGGTGAGATCTACAGGAAGGACTTTTCACCTTTAGACGAAAACTGCGATTGTTATACCTGCAAAAACTTTACGAGGGCTTATCTGAGACACCTTTACAAAGCTGAGGAGATATCGGCTTACGTATTAGGAACTATACACAACTTGAGCTTTTACCACCGGCTTATGGAAGAAATAAGAAAAGCTATAGAATTGGGAAGTTTTGAAAGTTTTAGAAGGTCATGGATGGAAAGGTACAACAGCAAAAGGTGATATATCATATAACTATGTTTATTTACGAGCCTGTAAATTCTGATAGACTGCTTTTACACCTTCACGGTTTTGCATCAAATGTAAAAAGCTCAAAGGTGCAAGCGCTTAGAGATTACGCAGTTAGCACGGGAAGTTTTTCCTTTTTCGCTATGGATATGGAGTATCACACTACAACCACAAGCAGGTCACTTGAGATTCTTGACATACTC
Encoded proteins:
- a CDS encoding YchF/TatD family DNA exonuclease, with translation MIDTHCHLDLLKEEDLKESLKDTSIEYLITIGYDRKTIENAIKLAEENRHVFCAIGFHPHEADKIGDEDLLWLKDVAKKHLKVRALGEIGLDFYKDYSDRKKQEDIFRKQIGIAIELGLPLVIHSRNAEDKTIEVLKEEKAYEVGGVMHCFTGSYEFMRKCVDLGFYISYSGIITYKNAETLREVVKRTPTARILLETDSPFLTPQPARGKPNKPPYIWHTANVMAQLIPNSSIEDVDRMTSENAKLLFNIDNNGKKDTITYVINNKLYINLTNKCNLHCSFCQRERERNFMIKGYWVWTSRDPSVEEVIKEIADPARYDEVVFCGYGEPTLRFSALKEIARYIKAKGGKVRVDTNGLMFTYLPEDKLSELKGLVDVWSVSLNAQDENTYNKVCKPAQSDAFEKVIRFIKKALQEGFEVIATAVDYEGVDIEKTKRLAESLGAKWRHRPYEVVG
- a CDS encoding phosphatase PAP2 family protein, with product MNVENFPLNVELFYLVNHTRNELLDAFFGYFYLLGKGYVLIPALLFVLLFKRERLKLFILSLALESLSVHILKVVFNAPRPANMLTNIYLLEPLYHKSFPSGDTAMAFFLASFFSSESPALLKVILWSYALLIAYGRMYMGVHFPIDVLVGAIVGVTSYYSLYKLDRRKVML
- the tgt gene encoding tRNA guanosine(34) transglycosylase Tgt codes for the protein MFSFEIIASESDARRGRLITPHGIIETPVFMPVGTQGTVKAMIHKLLDDIGVQIMLANTYHLYLRPGIEVIKLAGGLHSFTGWRKPLLTDSGGYQIFSLSRKRTKDNRSGVRVFEEGVEFKDHLSGSMHFFTPEKVIQLQEVFGSDFIMPLDECVEYPTTYAYAESSVQRTLRWLDRSIKHKRREDQALFGIVQGAFFEDLRKVSALSTVERDLFGYAIGGLSVGEPKDLMYSMVEVVCEYLPWQKPRYLMGVGMPEDLVECVARGIDMFDCVAPTRMARTGTLFTSYGKINITGEIYRKDFSPLDENCDCYTCKNFTRAYLRHLYKAEEISAYVLGTIHNLSFYHRLMEEIRKAIELGSFESFRRSWMERYNSKR